From a region of the Mycobacterium intracellulare ATCC 13950 genome:
- a CDS encoding diflavin oxidoreductase — protein sequence MTAQPKFSLIVGYGTDMGNAEDAAMSFAEAVQEAMGIESEAVELNQVEIADLQSASHFIVVTSTFGDGEFPDSAALFWEAISAESADQLDHLKFAVLALGDSSYELFCNAGRLLDERLQALGAVRLTARVDVDGAYQQLATAWTGDLVKLLAADRAHAGPRVATVAKEATAAPPPPSRDHHQRFEAPIVVNRLLSAPGSEKEVRHYELDLTGAGIAYSAGDSIAVHVANDPDLVDAVLAELDAGPDHAVAGYDEPLGVLLTHHLDIRAPSRALRALVASRAGDADAVAALAGDGTAKPGTWLYGRDVLDLIRLGELSVDELVDNLRPLQFRDYSIASSPVVHPDRAHLTVATVRYTARGRRYGGVASTFLADRSETARVHLRPNHTFRLPGADVPIIMVGPGTGIAPFRGFLQERQATGAPGRAWLFFGARNRALDFLYADELHGFRESGVLTRLDLAFSRDNKDATKQYVQHRMWENAAEIFGWLEEGAHVYVCGDAERMAKDVDEALRALVAHAGAMKAEAAHAYVNELIKNHRYVRDVY from the coding sequence ATGACCGCCCAACCGAAGTTTTCACTGATCGTGGGCTACGGCACCGACATGGGTAACGCCGAAGACGCGGCCATGTCGTTCGCCGAGGCCGTCCAGGAAGCCATGGGCATCGAATCGGAAGCGGTGGAACTCAACCAGGTCGAAATCGCCGACCTGCAATCGGCGAGCCATTTCATCGTGGTCACCTCGACGTTCGGCGACGGCGAGTTCCCCGACAGCGCCGCGTTGTTCTGGGAGGCGATCAGCGCCGAAAGCGCCGACCAGCTCGACCATTTGAAGTTCGCCGTGCTGGCGCTCGGCGACAGCAGTTACGAACTGTTCTGCAATGCCGGCCGGCTCCTCGACGAGCGCCTGCAAGCGCTGGGAGCGGTCAGGCTGACCGCGCGTGTCGATGTGGACGGCGCCTACCAGCAACTCGCGACGGCGTGGACGGGCGACCTGGTCAAGCTGCTGGCCGCCGACCGCGCTCATGCGGGACCGCGTGTCGCGACGGTTGCCAAGGAGGCAACGGCCGCTCCTCCCCCGCCGAGCCGGGATCACCATCAACGTTTCGAGGCACCGATAGTCGTGAACCGGCTGCTCAGCGCGCCGGGTTCGGAGAAGGAGGTTCGTCACTACGAGTTGGACCTCACCGGCGCCGGAATCGCCTACAGCGCCGGCGATTCGATCGCGGTGCATGTCGCCAACGACCCCGACTTGGTCGACGCAGTGCTCGCCGAACTCGATGCGGGCCCCGACCATGCGGTGGCCGGCTACGACGAGCCGCTCGGCGTCCTGCTGACCCACCACCTGGATATTCGGGCTCCGTCGCGGGCGCTGCGGGCGCTGGTGGCATCCCGCGCCGGGGATGCCGACGCGGTCGCCGCCCTCGCCGGTGACGGAACCGCGAAGCCCGGCACGTGGTTGTACGGCAGGGACGTGCTCGACCTGATCAGGCTGGGCGAGCTGAGTGTGGACGAACTCGTGGACAACTTGCGTCCCTTGCAATTCCGTGACTATTCGATCGCGTCGAGCCCGGTGGTCCATCCCGATCGCGCGCATTTGACGGTGGCGACGGTGCGGTACACCGCCCGTGGGCGCCGGTATGGCGGGGTGGCCTCGACCTTCCTGGCCGACCGCAGCGAGACGGCACGCGTGCACCTGCGACCGAATCACACCTTCCGCCTGCCCGGCGCTGACGTCCCGATCATCATGGTCGGTCCGGGGACCGGCATTGCGCCGTTCCGCGGCTTTCTGCAGGAACGGCAGGCGACCGGGGCGCCGGGTCGGGCGTGGCTGTTCTTCGGCGCGCGGAATCGGGCGCTGGACTTCCTCTACGCCGACGAACTGCACGGCTTCCGGGAATCGGGCGTGCTCACGCGACTCGACCTGGCGTTCTCCCGCGACAACAAGGATGCCACGAAACAGTATGTGCAGCACCGCATGTGGGAGAACGCCGCGGAAATCTTCGGCTGGCTCGAAGAGGGTGCGCACGTGTACGTGTGTGGCGACGCCGAGCGAATGGCCAAGGACGTCGACGAGGCGTTGCGAGCGCTGGTGGCCCACGCCGGCGCGATGAAGGCCGAGGCCGCCCACGCCTATGTCAACGAGCTGATCAAGAATCACCGGTACGTGCGCGACGTCTACTGA
- a CDS encoding maleylpyruvate isomerase family mycothiol-dependent enzyme encodes MPDSMWAKDSGCSGWSVQDLVSHMACSFWLAVDPSALPDPGDLPAERAADIYVESRRSMTPQEVVADYESVSARGLEVLAAIEGQDVDIPIGDVGTYPASVVPTTFVFEAFVHIRYDLCSPGGPLQGAPPPVDQLRLAPTLDWIEAALPQQNTSLLNELQTGVELRLDGLCARTLRIGDHDDVASHITSDSQAFVRWVTQRGTWESLGVQAEGDPSTLNVIRRLRVF; translated from the coding sequence ATGCCGGATTCGATGTGGGCCAAGGACAGTGGGTGTTCGGGTTGGTCGGTGCAGGATCTCGTGTCCCATATGGCGTGCAGCTTCTGGTTGGCGGTCGACCCATCGGCCCTGCCCGATCCCGGCGATTTGCCGGCCGAGCGCGCGGCGGACATCTATGTCGAGTCGCGACGCTCGATGACCCCCCAAGAGGTCGTGGCCGATTACGAATCGGTGAGCGCGCGGGGTCTAGAGGTGCTCGCCGCCATCGAAGGTCAGGACGTCGACATTCCGATAGGCGATGTCGGCACCTATCCGGCGTCGGTCGTGCCGACAACCTTCGTCTTCGAAGCCTTCGTCCACATCCGGTACGACCTTTGTTCTCCGGGTGGGCCGCTGCAAGGTGCACCGCCGCCCGTCGACCAGCTACGGCTCGCGCCCACCCTCGATTGGATCGAAGCGGCCCTGCCGCAGCAGAACACGAGTCTGCTCAACGAGTTACAGACAGGCGTGGAGCTTCGCCTCGACGGCCTGTGCGCTCGGACCCTCCGCATCGGCGACCACGACGATGTCGCCTCGCACATCACGTCTGATTCGCAAGCCTTCGTGCGGTGGGTTACCCAGCGCGGTACCTGGGAAAGCTTGGGCGTTCAAGCCGAAGGGGATCCATCGACTCTGAACGTGATTCGCCGGCTCAGGGTGTTTTGA
- a CDS encoding TetR/AcrR family transcriptional regulator, whose amino-acid sequence MAKGGRRTQAERAAGTREALVAAARPLFASLGFADASLETIVRNAGVTRGALYHHFADKTELFAAVFEQVEGEMAARMGDAVAAAGHGDPVEIMRLCAALWLDACADPEIQRIVLLEALAVLGWERWSAIGHRYNIGFVTALLTEAIESGSIPRQPIEATALTIMGALREATLYIARADDYHQARADAGVVMDRLLSALRTNAIG is encoded by the coding sequence ATGGCGAAGGGCGGTCGTCGCACACAGGCAGAGCGCGCGGCCGGCACGCGTGAAGCGCTGGTCGCTGCCGCCCGGCCGTTGTTTGCGTCGTTGGGGTTTGCCGACGCATCCCTGGAAACGATCGTTCGCAACGCAGGGGTGACCCGCGGCGCCCTGTATCACCATTTCGCCGACAAGACAGAGCTATTCGCGGCGGTGTTCGAGCAGGTGGAGGGGGAGATGGCCGCCCGAATGGGAGACGCCGTCGCGGCGGCGGGGCACGGCGATCCCGTCGAGATCATGCGGCTGTGCGCCGCCCTGTGGTTGGACGCGTGCGCCGATCCCGAGATTCAACGCATCGTTTTGCTCGAGGCGCTGGCGGTGCTGGGATGGGAACGCTGGAGCGCCATCGGGCACCGGTACAACATCGGATTCGTCACGGCGCTGCTGACCGAGGCCATTGAGTCGGGCAGCATCCCGCGCCAGCCGATCGAGGCGACGGCCCTGACGATCATGGGGGCGCTGCGCGAAGCGACGCTCTACATCGCGCGTGCGGACGATTACCACCAGGCGCGGGCGGACGCCGGCGTGGTGATGGACAGACTCCTTAGCGCGTTGCGCACCAACGCGATTGGCTAA
- a CDS encoding cupin domain-containing protein yields MSHNVLQNVIAPEEIVWHETGLGPSFWVSDELAGDNYSTRFSAQLTKFGPGGGSSPHHHDYNHAFCFLRGAGLVQLGEHCWETKAGTFVKVPAYVVHSLKNVGSDELVFLVIYDPPHVATD; encoded by the coding sequence ATGAGCCACAACGTGTTACAGAATGTCATCGCACCCGAGGAGATCGTCTGGCACGAGACCGGTCTGGGACCGAGTTTCTGGGTCAGTGACGAGCTGGCCGGCGATAACTACTCCACACGTTTCAGTGCGCAGTTGACGAAGTTCGGCCCCGGCGGGGGATCCTCGCCGCATCATCACGATTACAACCATGCTTTCTGTTTCCTGCGCGGGGCCGGCCTCGTTCAGCTGGGCGAGCATTGCTGGGAGACCAAGGCGGGCACCTTCGTCAAGGTGCCCGCCTACGTCGTGCACAGTCTGAAAAACGTCGGTTCTGACGAACTCGTTTTCCTGGTCATCTACGACCCGCCGCACGTGGCGACAGATTAG
- a CDS encoding SDR family oxidoreductase, whose translation MTAKRVLITGASKGIGRAVADRLAVSGDMPVGLARARPDDFPGEFYAVDLTDRAATDAVLERALRDGRVDAVVNNVGVARFGRIGSIELDDLFTTYDLNVRTAVQVVQAVLPGMLSAGWGRIVNVTSMTTLGTAERTPYAATKGALEACTRIWAGELAQSGITVNAVAPGPIETEMYRELSPAGSEREARLLQTIPLRRLGAPREIAHAICALLDEDAGYITGQIIRADGGGSIAA comes from the coding sequence ATGACCGCAAAGCGAGTGCTGATCACCGGGGCGTCGAAGGGAATCGGCCGGGCCGTCGCCGACCGTCTCGCGGTGTCGGGCGACATGCCGGTTGGCCTCGCGCGCGCCAGGCCGGACGACTTCCCGGGTGAGTTCTACGCGGTGGACCTCACCGACCGCGCCGCCACCGACGCGGTACTCGAGCGAGCCCTGCGGGATGGGCGCGTCGACGCCGTGGTCAACAACGTCGGCGTCGCGCGGTTCGGCCGGATCGGTTCGATCGAGTTGGATGACCTGTTCACCACCTACGACCTGAACGTGCGCACCGCGGTGCAGGTCGTGCAAGCGGTGCTGCCCGGGATGCTGTCGGCCGGGTGGGGCCGCATCGTCAATGTCACGAGCATGACGACACTGGGCACCGCGGAGCGCACGCCCTACGCCGCCACCAAAGGGGCGCTGGAAGCGTGCACGCGGATCTGGGCGGGAGAGCTCGCGCAGTCCGGCATCACGGTCAACGCGGTGGCGCCCGGGCCGATCGAAACCGAGATGTACCGCGAGCTCAGTCCGGCCGGATCCGAGCGCGAAGCGCGTCTCCTGCAAACCATTCCGCTGCGCCGGCTTGGCGCACCGCGCGAGATCGCGCACGCCATCTGCGCATTGCTGGACGAGGACGCCGGCTATATCACCGGTCAGATCATTCGCGCCGACGGCGGCGGCAGCATTGCCGCGTGA
- a CDS encoding LysR family transcriptional regulator, with translation MTTLSQLKTFIAVVDQGGFTAASRRLGLSQPAVSRTVATLEKELGLPLFMRRRDGLALTEAGAVALTHAREAVRQLTLMRTEVAGLAGDITGTLSLASLPTATATLIAPQLRTFARRHPAVTIRLLEGSKEEILDWLDQGAAEAGVVSLPSKGLDAAVLGVQEMVAVVPANSRLAAKDIVTYADLAREPFVRGTGGCADVFMPIARRQGIEFDLAFEAREIGATLEIVRAGLGVSILPSAGLPELPGVVVRPLLPLTERRLGIAVSASASAPARAFLDQIAALDLD, from the coding sequence ATGACGACGTTGTCGCAGCTCAAGACGTTTATTGCGGTGGTCGACCAGGGCGGCTTCACGGCGGCGAGCCGACGGCTGGGACTCTCGCAGCCGGCCGTCAGCCGCACGGTCGCCACCCTCGAAAAAGAATTGGGGTTGCCGCTGTTCATGCGCCGCCGGGATGGCCTCGCGTTGACCGAAGCCGGAGCCGTTGCGCTGACGCATGCGCGGGAAGCGGTGCGGCAGTTGACGTTGATGCGCACCGAAGTCGCCGGATTGGCGGGCGACATCACCGGGACGCTGAGTCTGGCCAGTCTGCCGACAGCGACCGCCACGCTCATCGCGCCGCAACTAAGGACCTTCGCCCGGCGGCATCCGGCCGTCACCATTCGGCTGCTGGAGGGGAGCAAGGAAGAAATCTTGGACTGGCTCGACCAAGGCGCCGCCGAAGCCGGTGTGGTCAGCTTGCCGAGCAAGGGCCTCGACGCGGCGGTACTCGGCGTGCAAGAAATGGTCGCGGTGGTGCCGGCCAACAGCCGGCTGGCGGCCAAGGACATCGTCACCTACGCCGACCTGGCCAGGGAGCCTTTTGTTCGCGGCACCGGCGGCTGCGCCGATGTGTTCATGCCGATTGCGCGGCGGCAGGGCATCGAATTCGACCTGGCCTTCGAAGCCCGCGAGATCGGGGCGACGCTCGAAATCGTGCGAGCCGGGTTGGGCGTGAGCATCCTGCCCAGCGCCGGCCTCCCCGAGCTGCCCGGTGTCGTAGTGCGGCCGCTGTTGCCCCTGACCGAACGGCGTCTGGGCATCGCGGTGTCCGCGAGTGCGTCGGCGCCCGCACGGGCTTTTCTCGACCAGATCGCCGCACTCGATCTGGATTAG
- a CDS encoding 3-deoxy-7-phosphoheptulonate synthase produces the protein MSLTDVTTAVDTSDHRIVSFRELSAPAAIRTELPLTPARAEAVQRDRDEMSAILAGHDDRLLLVVGPCSVHDPAAALDYAHRLAPLATRYAERLKIVMRVYFEKPRTTVGWKGLINDPAMDGSFDVERGIRTARGLLLDIIDVGLPVGCEFLEPTSPQYIADAVAWGAIGARTTESQVHRQLASGLSMPIGFKNGTDGNIQVAIDGVKAAAAPHHFFGTDDVGRAAVVETMGNPDCHVILRGGTAGPNYDAASVVTAIERLRKVGLSELVMIDCSHANSAKDHVRQAEVAAEVSARIAVGERGIAGLMLESFLVAGAQSLSGELTYGQSVTDACMDFATTAELLAKLYAAMGDRG, from the coding sequence ATGTCCCTCACCGACGTCACCACAGCTGTCGACACGTCCGACCATCGGATCGTCTCGTTCCGAGAACTCTCGGCTCCGGCCGCGATTCGCACCGAACTGCCACTGACACCCGCACGCGCCGAGGCCGTCCAGCGCGACCGCGACGAGATGTCGGCAATCCTGGCCGGCCACGACGACCGCCTGCTACTCGTGGTCGGCCCGTGCTCGGTGCACGATCCGGCCGCCGCGCTCGACTACGCACACAGGCTCGCCCCGCTTGCGACCCGGTACGCCGAACGGCTGAAGATCGTGATGCGGGTCTACTTCGAAAAGCCGCGCACCACCGTCGGGTGGAAGGGGCTCATCAACGACCCCGCCATGGACGGCAGCTTCGACGTGGAACGTGGGATCCGCACCGCACGAGGGTTGTTGCTCGACATCATCGACGTCGGCCTCCCGGTGGGCTGCGAATTCTTGGAGCCCACCAGCCCGCAGTACATCGCCGACGCCGTCGCCTGGGGCGCCATCGGCGCGCGGACCACCGAGTCGCAGGTGCACCGCCAGTTGGCATCGGGGCTGTCGATGCCGATCGGATTCAAGAACGGCACCGATGGCAACATCCAAGTCGCCATCGACGGCGTCAAAGCTGCGGCGGCGCCCCACCATTTCTTCGGGACCGACGACGTGGGCCGCGCGGCCGTCGTCGAGACCATGGGCAATCCCGACTGCCACGTGATCCTGCGGGGCGGTACCGCCGGCCCGAATTACGATGCGGCCTCGGTGGTCACGGCCATCGAACGGCTGCGCAAGGTTGGGCTGTCCGAGCTGGTCATGATCGACTGCTCACACGCCAACTCCGCCAAAGACCACGTGCGACAGGCCGAGGTCGCCGCCGAGGTGAGCGCGCGCATCGCGGTGGGCGAGCGCGGCATCGCCGGCCTGATGCTGGAGAGCTTTTTGGTGGCCGGCGCCCAATCGCTCAGCGGCGAACTGACATACGGCCAATCCGTCACCGACGCCTGCATGGACTTCGCGACTACGGCGGAATTGCTGGCGAAGCTTTACGCGGCGATGGGTGATCGCGGGTAG
- a CDS encoding (2,3-dihydroxybenzoyl)adenylate synthase produces the protein MTPNTTPPAGVLNGFVPFPADRAAAYRAAGYWAGRTLDTILTDAARQWPDRTAVRDAVGGTGFSYADLDDQANRAAGGLRALGIAPGDRVLLQLPNSCQFAVALFGLLRAGAVPVMCLPGHRAAELGHFAAVSAATGLLIADTAAGFDYRTMALGLIEEHPTLRHVIVDGDPGPFTSWAQLCEQAPGPPSSADPGSPALLLVSGGTTGTPKLIPRTHDDYVFNATASAELCRLTCDDVYLAVLSAGHNFPLACPGLLGAMTVGATTVFGTDPSPEAAFAAIDRHGVTVTALVPALAKLWAQACEWEPVTPKTLRLLQVGGAKLEPEDARLVRTALTPGLQQVFGMAEGLLNYTRPDDPPELTEHTQGRPLSAADELRVVNAAGEPMPPGEEGELLVRGPYTFNGYFRAERDNERCFDAQGFFRSGDLVRITDDGYVVVTGRVKDVICRGGETISAADLEEQMHSHPAIFSAAAVALPDPYLGEKICAAIVFNGPELSLAELNGYLDGRGVAAHARPDVLVPMTTLPTTPIGKIDKKAIAGQISAR, from the coding sequence ATGACCCCGAACACAACGCCGCCGGCCGGAGTCCTCAACGGGTTCGTGCCCTTCCCCGCTGATCGCGCCGCCGCCTACCGGGCGGCCGGCTATTGGGCGGGACGGACGCTGGACACGATCCTGACCGACGCGGCTCGGCAGTGGCCCGATCGAACCGCGGTGCGCGACGCCGTGGGCGGTACCGGCTTCAGTTATGCGGACCTCGACGACCAGGCTAACCGCGCGGCCGGCGGCCTGCGGGCACTGGGTATCGCGCCGGGCGACCGGGTGCTGCTGCAGTTGCCGAACAGCTGCCAGTTCGCGGTGGCCTTATTCGGGTTGCTGCGGGCGGGGGCGGTCCCGGTGATGTGCCTGCCGGGACACCGGGCCGCCGAGCTCGGGCATTTCGCCGCGGTCAGCGCGGCCACCGGTCTGTTGATCGCCGATACCGCGGCGGGTTTCGACTATCGCACGATGGCGCTCGGCCTCATCGAGGAACACCCCACGCTGCGGCACGTCATCGTCGACGGCGACCCGGGGCCGTTCACCTCGTGGGCGCAGTTGTGCGAGCAGGCGCCCGGCCCGCCGTCCTCGGCCGACCCGGGATCGCCTGCGCTGCTTCTGGTTTCCGGCGGGACCACGGGCACACCCAAGCTCATCCCCCGCACCCACGACGATTACGTGTTCAACGCGACGGCCAGCGCCGAACTCTGCCGGCTCACCTGCGATGACGTCTATCTGGCGGTGCTGTCGGCCGGACACAATTTTCCCCTCGCCTGTCCTGGCCTGCTCGGCGCGATGACGGTGGGCGCCACCACCGTCTTCGGCACCGATCCCAGCCCCGAGGCGGCCTTCGCCGCCATCGACCGCCACGGCGTCACGGTCACCGCCCTGGTGCCGGCCCTGGCCAAACTGTGGGCGCAGGCCTGCGAGTGGGAACCGGTGACTCCAAAAACCTTGCGGCTCTTACAAGTCGGTGGCGCCAAGCTGGAGCCCGAGGACGCCCGCCTGGTGCGCACCGCCTTGACGCCGGGCCTGCAGCAGGTGTTCGGGATGGCCGAGGGGCTGCTGAACTACACGCGCCCCGACGATCCGCCCGAACTCACCGAGCACACGCAGGGCCGGCCGTTGTCCGCCGCCGACGAACTGCGCGTCGTCAATGCGGCCGGCGAGCCCATGCCCCCCGGCGAGGAAGGCGAATTGCTGGTCCGCGGACCCTACACGTTCAACGGCTACTTTCGCGCCGAGCGCGACAACGAGCGCTGCTTTGACGCGCAAGGCTTCTTCCGCAGCGGTGACCTGGTCCGGATCACCGACGACGGCTACGTCGTGGTCACAGGCCGCGTCAAAGACGTCATCTGCCGCGGCGGCGAAACCATCTCCGCGGCGGACCTCGAGGAGCAGATGCACAGCCACCCGGCGATCTTCTCGGCGGCCGCGGTGGCGCTCCCCGACCCTTATCTGGGCGAGAAGATCTGTGCGGCAATAGTTTTCAACGGTCCTGAGCTATCGCTCGCGGAGCTTAACGGCTACCTCGACGGGCGTGGCGTGGCCGCGCACGCGCGTCCCGACGTCTTGGTTCCGATGACCACGCTGCCCACCACGCCGATCGGCAAGATCGACAAAAAGGCGATCGCCGGCCAGATTTCGGCGCGCTAG